GCCGCGCTCGATCCCGATCGATGCGGGCTTGCAATATGCGTGTGCTGTCCACATATTATTTTACATCAGAGCATATGGAGAGGACACTATTAATAGGAGGAGGGATGTGATGAGGCAGATCGTGGCGTTGGGTATCGCCATGCTTCTGATCGGGTACAGCAGCCAAAGCTGGGCCGCATCAGAATCGGGCAGGCCGCACAGTACGCTCAGGCAGGTCGGTACAGGGCTCGGAAGCGCCATAGGGACATTCGTCTATTTCCCGTTTAAGGCGACCTTCTGTATTCTGGGCGGGCTGGCAAGCGGCGTCACCCTGGTGGCTGCGGGCTCCGAGCAAGCCGGGAGAGTCGTGGATACCGCCTGTCGGGGGTCCTGGACGATTACGCCGGCCAACGTAGCAGGCGAAGAGCCAGTGTACTTTGTGGGTAATCCCCATGCGCAGCAGTGACGAGCGCGCTGCCATTCTAAACTTTCCTTTTGGAAAAACGCGCCGGGCGTGCTATAGTTATTTGGATTTGCTGTAACGAGATCGATTAAGGCCTTGACGCAGGCCGACCCCGAGCTGGGACCTACACTCCTGCACGGCGACTTCTCCGGCGATCCCACCGTCAACCTACGCACACTGACCGGATAAACCTCTACGGGTATGTTCCATCCTTCCATGGGACAGGCGTACCCAAAGACAGCACAAGGAGACTCATGTCGTTTTCGTCATTCTCACTTCACGCGAACCTGTTGAAAGCCATCAGCAACATGGGGTTTGAGCACCCCACGCCGATCCAGCGCCTTGCTATTGCGCCCCTCCTGGAGGGTCGTGACGTCATGGCCTCCGCTGTGACCGGGAGCGGTAAAACCGCTGCGTTCCTGCTGCCAGTCCTCCACCGCCTCATCGAGAAGCCCAGGGGAACCACGAGGGCGCTCATCCTGGCGCCGACCCGGGAGCTGGCTGCGCAGATCACGGAACACCTCCACGATCTTGCCGCGCATACCCCTCTGAAGGGTGCGGCGGTCTACGGAGGCGTATCGATGGCGCCCCAGGAAAGCGCGTTCCGCAAAGGCGTCGATGTGCTGATCGCGACTCCAGGTCGACTCCTCGACCACCTCCAGTATCCGTACGCGCGTCTGGGCGGCATCGAGCACCTGATACTCGACGAGGCGGACCGGATGCTCGACATGGGCTTTCTACCCGATATCCGCCGCATCCTGCAGCGCGTTCCCAAACAACGGCAGACGTTGTTGTTCTCGGCGACCTTGCCCGCGCCCATCGTGGAGCTTGCCGGGGAGATGTTGCAGAACCCGGTCTCTCTGAACGTCGAGCGGAAGGCCGCGCCGGCGACGGGGATCACCCATGTTGCCTACCCCGTCCCGCATGAGCTGAAATCCACCCTCTTTCTGGAACTGGTGCGGACCAGCGCGTCCAAACACGTCCTGGCCTTCACCCGCACCAAGCACCGGGCCGATCGACTGGCCGGCTTCCTCGAAAAGCACGGTGTCACGTGCACCAGGATCCACGGCAACCGCAGCCAGGCGCAGCGGACCGAGGCCTTGGCCAGCTTCAAGAGGGGGCGGTGCCGCGTCCTGGTCGCAACCGACATCGCCGCCCGCGGCATCGACGTGGAGGCGTTGGGCCTCGTCGTGAATTTCGACGTCCCCCCTCTGCCCGAGGATTACATCCACCGGGTCGGGCGCACGGGACGCAAGCAAGCGACGGGCGACGCCTACACCCTCGTCTCGCCACACGAAGAGGACAGCCTCCGCGCCATCGAGCGCGGCATCGGCGCACGCCTGCCGCGCCAGAAGGTCCAGGGGTTTAATTATGCCACGGCGCCCACTGAGCGTTTTGAGGTCCCCATCGCCGAACGCATTACCGCCATCCGCGCTCGCAAAGCGGAGGAGCGGGTTCGGGCGAAGGCGAATGCTGCGCGCCGCGCTACGCAAGGGATCACGGCGGGTCCGGCCGGAAACGGGACAGCGGGGCAGAGAACCAGGAGCTATCGCCCGGCCGGCCCAAGCCGTTGGGCCGGAAAGCCGGTGACGGGGCAGTCCTTCCGTCGCCCTGTTGCAGCGCGCTCGAACGGGAAGTCCGTTTAGCGCGGCAATGGCTCCACTACGGAGACACGGAGCGCTCGGAGAACTAGAATACGTCGGAATGAGCTTCGCGGTCGCTTGACCGCGAAGCTGTAGTCCCCTCTGGGTCTTGCCACCGCCTGGCTTGGGCTCGCCCCGCGGGTCCCCCCTCCAGCGGACTGTGGGCCGCCCTGCTGTCTGACCTTCGCTCACTCACTCCCCTTTGTCGCCTCAGTCCCGTCTCTTCCACCAAAGCAGACAGGGCTCTTCGCTCTACGCCTCGCCTTCGGCGCCAGTTCCCCGGACTTGGGGGGCTTCCTCGCCCCTTGCGCAACGCACAGCTTACTAGGCCCCCTGTCCTTGTCACCGTTGTCTGAAGCGAGTATACTTCCGTGTCAATGCCGAGGATATTCGACCACAGGGAGGTCTCCTCATGGTGACGGTGCCCCAGTCAGGCATTCGAGATAACCATACTCGCGGGACGCTTGCGGACTTCCTCAGGAGCAAGATCCGTCACGGCTCCCACCTGTCCGTCATGTCCGCCTACTTCACCATTTATGCCTTCGACGCC
The DNA window shown above is from Candidatus Methylomirabilis lanthanidiphila and carries:
- a CDS encoding RNA helicase, coding for MSFSSFSLHANLLKAISNMGFEHPTPIQRLAIAPLLEGRDVMASAVTGSGKTAAFLLPVLHRLIEKPRGTTRALILAPTRELAAQITEHLHDLAAHTPLKGAAVYGGVSMAPQESAFRKGVDVLIATPGRLLDHLQYPYARLGGIEHLILDEADRMLDMGFLPDIRRILQRVPKQRQTLLFSATLPAPIVELAGEMLQNPVSLNVERKAAPATGITHVAYPVPHELKSTLFLELVRTSASKHVLAFTRTKHRADRLAGFLEKHGVTCTRIHGNRSQAQRTEALASFKRGRCRVLVATDIAARGIDVEALGLVVNFDVPPLPEDYIHRVGRTGRKQATGDAYTLVSPHEEDSLRAIERGIGARLPRQKVQGFNYATAPTERFEVPIAERITAIRARKAEERVRAKANAARRATQGITAGPAGNGTAGQRTRSYRPAGPSRWAGKPVTGQSFRRPVAARSNGKSV